The following proteins are encoded in a genomic region of Nycticebus coucang isolate mNycCou1 chromosome 19, mNycCou1.pri, whole genome shotgun sequence:
- the SLC14A1 gene encoding urea transporter 1 isoform X2, producing MIGSSGDTQHSPFWTLPFGNKADEEARGGVALADWAQEQEPEEEVAMEDRPSMVKVDRGENQISPCQGRRCFPKALGYITGDMKEFSNWFKDKPVILQFVDWILRGISQVVFVSNPISGILIVVGLLVQNPWWALSGCVATVVSTLMAILLSQDRSAIAAGLQGYNATLLGILMAVFSDVGDYFWWLLLPVSSMSMTCPIFSSALNSLLGKWDLPVFTLPFNMALSMYLSATGHYNPFFPGKLFTPVSSIPNITWSDLSALELLKSVPVGVGQIYGCDNPWTGGIFLFAILVCSPLMCLHAAIGSLLGIVAGLSLSAPFEDIYAGLWGFNSSLACIAMGGMFMALTWQAHLLALGCACCSSTSSQLLRPLILFAIFILDLVPVYCLPGSQHGKPYG from the exons ATGATTGGCAGCTCTGGTGACACCCAGCATAGCCCTTTTTGGACATTGCCTTTTGGAAATAAAGCTGATGAGGAAGCGCGCGGAGGCGTGGCCCTGGCCGACTGGGCGCAGGAACAG GAGCCAGAGGAAGAGGTAGCCATGGAGGACAGACCCTCTATGGTGAAAGTGGACAGGGGTGAGAACCAGATTTCACCATGTCAAGGGAGAAGGTGCTTCCCCAAGGCTCTGGGCTATATTACCGGAGATATGAAGGAATTCTCGAACTGGTTTAAAG ACAAGCCTGTGATCCTCCAGTTTGTCGACTGGATTCTTCGGGGCATATCCCAAGTGGTGTTCGTTAGCAACCCCATCAGTGGGATCCTGATTGTGGTGGGACTTCTGGTCCAGAACCCCTGGTGGGCTCTCAGTGGCTGTGTGGCAACAGTGGTCTCCACCCTAATGGCCATCTTGCTCAGCCAGGACAG GTCAGCAATAGCAGCTGGGCTCCAGGGCTACAATGCCACCCTGCTGGGAATACTCATGGCTGTCTTTTCAGACGTGGGAGACTATTTCTGGTGGCTGTTACTCCCTGTATCTTCTATGTCCATGACTTG TCCAATTTTCTCAAGTGCATTGAACTCTTTGCTGGGCAAATGGGACCTCCCTGTCTTCACCCTCCCTTTCAACATGGCATTGTCCATGTACCTTTCGGCCACAGGACATTACAATCCATTCTTTCCGGGCAAATTGTTCACACCTGTAAGCTCCATTCCAAATATCACCTGGTCTGATCTCAGTGCTCTGGAG TTATTGAAATCTGTGCCAGTGGGGGTTGGTCAGATATATGGCTGTGACAACCCATGGACTGGGGGCATTTTCCTATTCGCCATCCTAGTTTGCTCCCCGCTCATGTGCCTGCATGCTGCAATCGGGTCtctgctgggcatagtggcag GACTCAGTCTTTCAGCTCCATTTGAAGACATCTATGCTGGACTCTGGGGTTTCAACAGCTCTCTGGCCTGCATTGCAATGGGTGGAATGTTCATGGCACTCACCTGGCAAGCCCACCTCCTGGCTCTTGGCTGCG CCTGCTGTTCTTCCACCTCCTCTCAACTGCTGAGACCACTGATATTGTTTGCCATTTTTATTCTGGATTTGGT
- the SLC14A1 gene encoding urea transporter 1 isoform X3, with the protein MIGSSGDTQHSPFWTLPFGNKADEEARGGVALADWAQEQEPEEEVAMEDRPSMVKVDRGENQISPCQGRRCFPKALGYITGDMKEFSNWFKDKPVILQFVDWILRGISQVVFVSNPISGILIVVGLLVQNPWWALSGCVATVVSTLMAILLSQDRSAIAAGLQGYNATLLGILMAVFSDVGDYFWWLLLPVSSMSMTCPIFSSALNSLLGKWDLPVFTLPFNMALSMYLSATGHYNPFFPGKLFTPVSSIPNITWSDLSALELLKSVPVGVGQIYGCDNPWTGGIFLFAILVCSPLMCLHAAIGSLLGIVAGLSLSAPFEDIYAGLWGFNSSLACIAMGGMFMALTWQAHLLALGCALFTAYLGVSMANLMAKEYPQAHGSHIQVMCSGMEC; encoded by the exons ATGATTGGCAGCTCTGGTGACACCCAGCATAGCCCTTTTTGGACATTGCCTTTTGGAAATAAAGCTGATGAGGAAGCGCGCGGAGGCGTGGCCCTGGCCGACTGGGCGCAGGAACAG GAGCCAGAGGAAGAGGTAGCCATGGAGGACAGACCCTCTATGGTGAAAGTGGACAGGGGTGAGAACCAGATTTCACCATGTCAAGGGAGAAGGTGCTTCCCCAAGGCTCTGGGCTATATTACCGGAGATATGAAGGAATTCTCGAACTGGTTTAAAG ACAAGCCTGTGATCCTCCAGTTTGTCGACTGGATTCTTCGGGGCATATCCCAAGTGGTGTTCGTTAGCAACCCCATCAGTGGGATCCTGATTGTGGTGGGACTTCTGGTCCAGAACCCCTGGTGGGCTCTCAGTGGCTGTGTGGCAACAGTGGTCTCCACCCTAATGGCCATCTTGCTCAGCCAGGACAG GTCAGCAATAGCAGCTGGGCTCCAGGGCTACAATGCCACCCTGCTGGGAATACTCATGGCTGTCTTTTCAGACGTGGGAGACTATTTCTGGTGGCTGTTACTCCCTGTATCTTCTATGTCCATGACTTG TCCAATTTTCTCAAGTGCATTGAACTCTTTGCTGGGCAAATGGGACCTCCCTGTCTTCACCCTCCCTTTCAACATGGCATTGTCCATGTACCTTTCGGCCACAGGACATTACAATCCATTCTTTCCGGGCAAATTGTTCACACCTGTAAGCTCCATTCCAAATATCACCTGGTCTGATCTCAGTGCTCTGGAG TTATTGAAATCTGTGCCAGTGGGGGTTGGTCAGATATATGGCTGTGACAACCCATGGACTGGGGGCATTTTCCTATTCGCCATCCTAGTTTGCTCCCCGCTCATGTGCCTGCATGCTGCAATCGGGTCtctgctgggcatagtggcag GACTCAGTCTTTCAGCTCCATTTGAAGACATCTATGCTGGACTCTGGGGTTTCAACAGCTCTCTGGCCTGCATTGCAATGGGTGGAATGTTCATGGCACTCACCTGGCAAGCCCACCTCCTGGCTCTTGGCTGCG